In one Ictalurus punctatus breed USDA103 chromosome 19, Coco_2.0, whole genome shotgun sequence genomic region, the following are encoded:
- the LOC108261153 gene encoding NLR family CARD domain-containing protein 3 yields MKKFECLNGVIINLGNQTLLNEIYTELYITEGDSGEVNTEHEVRQIEAASRKITTEETPIKCNDIFKNLSEQDEPIRTVLTKGVAGIGKTVSVQKFILDWAEGKANQDIHLIFPLPFRELNLMKDQKRSLMELLHVCFNETKETEMSSLEKVLFIFDGLDECRFPLDFQNTVRVCDVTESASVHVLLINLIKGNLLPSALIWITSRPAAADQIPSECVHRVTEVRGFNDPQKEEYFRKRISDQSLANNIITHLKSLRSLYIMCHIPVFCWISATVLERMLGEAESGEIPKTLTQMYTHFLIIQTNIIRVKYSKKQESDEEMLLKLGKLAFQQLKKGNLIFYEEDLRECGIDVREAAVYSGVCTQIFREEFGLHQSKVYCFVHLSIQEHLAALYVHLTFMIKKRNVLIQHQVSIWWMEKITISEVHKSAVDQALKSLTGHLDLFLRFLLGLSLKSNEKLLQDLVTQTGSSSQSREETVQYIKKKISEDLPPEKSINLFHCLNELGDNSLVEEMQHYLKSGKQSELSSSQWSTLVFVLLTSAQELEEFDLNKYFSSDKITETVLLKLMSVIAASRKAIIRCDSLGGRSWSALVSALSSETTNLRELHLTVKTLDLCGDKLGDSELKSLCAGLENPHCKVETLRLRDCGVSDEGCAALTSALKSNPSHLRELDLSYNNVGDSGVKSLSAVLENPHCKLEILSFYKCGLSNEGCAALTSALSSNPSHLRELNLSYNNVGDSGEKLFSAIKV; encoded by the exons ATGAAGAAGTTTGAGTGTTTGAATGGAGTGATAATAAACCTGGGAAACCAAACActcctgaatgagatctacacagagctctacatcacagagggagacagtggAGAAGTCAATAcagaacatgaggtgagacagatcgaGGCAGCATCCAGGAAAataacaacagaggaaacaccaaTCAAATGCAACGACATCTTTAAAAACTTATCTGAACAAGACGAAcccatcagaactgtgctgacAAAGGGAGTCGCTGGCAtcggaaaaacagtctctgtgcagaagttcattctggactgggctgaagggaaagcaaatcaggacatccacctcatatttccacttcctttcagagagctgaatTTGATGAAGGATCAGAAACGGAGTCTGATGGAGctccttcatgtctgttttaatgaaacaaaagaaacagaaatgtccagtttggaaaaggttctgttcatttttgacgGATTGGACGAGTGTCGTTTTCCTCTAGATTTCCAGaacacagtgagagtgtgtgatgtaactgaatcagcatcagtgcatgtgctgctgataaacctgatcaaagggaatctgcttccctctgctctcatctggatcacctctcgaccagcagcagctgatcaaatcccctctgagtgtgtccatcgagtcacagaggtacgagggttcaatgacccacagaaggaggagtacttcaggaagagaatcagtgatcagagcctggccaataacatcatcacacacctgaagtcattaagaagcctctacatcatgtgccacatcccagtcttctgctggatttcagccactgttctagagagaatgttgggtgaagcagagagtggagagatccccaagactctgactcaaatgtacacacacttcctcatcatTCAGACAAACATCATAAGAGTAAAGTACTCAAAGAAGcaggagagtgatgaagaaatgcttcttaaactgggaaaactggcttttCAGCAGCTGAAGAAAGggaacctgatcttctatgaggaagacctgagagagtgtggcattgatgtgagagaagcagcagtgtactcaggtgtgtgtacgcagatcttcagagaggagtttgggcttcaccagagtaaagtgTACTGCTTTGTTCATCTGAGCATTCAGGAGCACCTCGCAGCTCTGTATGTGCACCTGACATTCATgataaaaaagagaaatgttctTATTCAGCATCAGGTCTCTATATGGTGGATGGAAAAAATTACAATCTCAGAGGTACACAAGAGTGCTGTGGATCAGGCCTTAAAAAGTCTGACTGGACATCTGGATCTTTTCCTTCGCtttcttctgggtctctcactgaaGTCCAATGAGAAACTCTTACAGGACTTAGTAACACAGACAGGAAGTAGCTCCCAGAGCAGAGAGGAAACAGTTCAGTACATTAAGAAGAAGATCAGTGAAGATCTtcctccagagaaatccatcaatctgttccactgtctgaatgaactgggtGATAATTCTCTAGTGGAGGAAATGCAACACTAcctgaaatctggaaaacaaagtgaactctcttcttcacagtggtctactctggtgtttgtgttactgacatCAGCACAGGAGCTAGAAGAATTTGAcctgaataaatatttcagttcagaTAAGATAACAGAAACTGTTCTTCTGAAGCTGATGTCTGTGATTGCAGCATCCAGAAAAGCAAT tatCAGGTGTGATTCACTTGGAGGGAGAAGTTGGTCAGCTCTGGTCTCAGCGCTCAGCTCAGAAACCACCAATCTGAGAGAACTGCACCTGACTGTGAAAACACTGGATCTGTGTGGGGataaactaggagactcagAATTGAAGAGTCTCtgtgctggactggagaatcctcactgtaaagtggagacactgag gttgcgtgattgtggtgtctcagatgaaggctgtgctgctctgacttcagctctgaaatcaaacccctcacacctgagagaactggatctgtcctATAATAATGttggagactcaggagtgaagagtctctctgctgtactggagaatcctcactgtaaactggagatactgag CTTTTATAAGTGTGGTCTCTCaaatgaaggctgtgctgctctgacttcagctctgagttcaaacccctcacacctgagagaactgaatctgtcctataataatgtaggagactcaggagaGAAGCTGTTCTCTGCTATTAA GGTTTGA